A section of the Rubritalea squalenifaciens DSM 18772 genome encodes:
- a CDS encoding S1C family serine protease — MNKGIMILGIVGSLCSPLYAQGGYGKVGLPFLRERDAQVLDVQAASFYKAVEPLADKTRKHAVYVEYRDRVITLGTVTTEGIVTKWSEIKPFASELFIVGHDGVRRGVVVKAIYNNYDIAVLAYNGSLPAVSLENPKDPSVGSFIYLSGPGKGAHGFGVVSVQARSLREQDKAFLGVRMDVNPVTNGGVRLQNIEPDTAAQKAGLEAGDVVLKVGDREVNGMIEMGNLLQRFKPGDTVNLTIRRNAEPFVAEVTLGARPQFRRISPERMNRMRSMGGSVNDVADGFPDVLQSDMQIEARESGGPVFDLDGNYVGTVVARSSRIKTYIIPAADLSNLLKSNPDYEAQIEVSKPEHVANVPEEAPEAVNKVQRTQSLLEKLQRRIEDIER, encoded by the coding sequence ATGAATAAAGGAATTATGATACTCGGTATTGTAGGGAGCCTTTGTTCCCCGCTATACGCACAAGGTGGTTACGGTAAGGTCGGCTTACCCTTTTTACGCGAACGTGATGCTCAGGTGTTAGACGTTCAGGCTGCCAGCTTCTATAAGGCTGTGGAGCCACTAGCTGACAAAACACGGAAGCATGCTGTCTATGTGGAGTACCGTGATCGTGTGATCACTCTGGGCACAGTGACTACAGAGGGAATCGTGACGAAATGGAGTGAGATCAAACCGTTTGCCTCGGAGCTTTTCATCGTAGGACATGATGGTGTTAGGCGGGGCGTTGTCGTAAAAGCGATTTATAACAATTACGACATTGCAGTATTGGCTTACAATGGAAGCTTGCCTGCTGTCAGCCTCGAGAATCCTAAGGATCCATCAGTTGGATCATTTATCTATTTATCTGGTCCAGGAAAGGGCGCTCACGGTTTTGGTGTCGTGAGTGTTCAAGCCCGTAGTCTGCGGGAGCAAGACAAGGCTTTCCTAGGTGTACGTATGGATGTCAATCCTGTGACGAACGGCGGTGTCCGTTTGCAGAATATAGAGCCTGATACAGCTGCCCAAAAAGCCGGGCTTGAAGCTGGTGATGTGGTTCTCAAGGTAGGCGACCGTGAGGTCAATGGCATGATCGAGATGGGTAACTTGTTACAGCGTTTCAAGCCTGGGGACACGGTGAATCTGACTATTCGGAGGAATGCGGAACCTTTCGTGGCCGAAGTCACTTTGGGAGCACGTCCGCAGTTCAGACGCATTAGTCCAGAAAGAATGAACCGCATGAGAAGTATGGGTGGCAGTGTCAATGATGTGGCTGATGGCTTCCCTGATGTGCTCCAGTCTGACATGCAAATCGAAGCTAGGGAGAGTGGAGGTCCGGTATTTGATCTCGATGGAAATTATGTGGGGACTGTTGTCGCCCGAAGCAGCCGAATCAAAACTTACATCATTCCTGCCGCCGATTTGTCTAATCTGCTTAAGTCAAATCCAGACTACGAAGCTCAGATTGAAGTCTCCAAGCCAGAGCATGTAGCCAATGTTCCAGAAGAGGCTCCCGAGGCCGTGAATAAAGTACAGCGTACTCAATCTTTGCTGGAGAAACTACAGCGGCGTATAGAGGATATTGAGCGCTAG
- a CDS encoding S1C family serine protease produces MISLQLVTVSYAQDSVSEIHSLQDLKSLEQEIQSVVAKVQPATVSLAANRTGAWGSGVVVSEDGLILTAAHVVQGTPEMIVIFPDGTEKEGKVLGANRTKDIAMVQITQPGSYPFAKTGNSDELKVGNFVVAMGHAGGYDALRKPPVRFGRIVSRNPNGFISSDCTLIGGDSGGPLFDMKGNVVGINSSIGYDFKANNHAGISGLLADWDRLKKGDTWGDLRANPLANPDSPVMGFSIGGELDGGIMAEAILPDGPADLAGMKPNDVIRAINGQRVKSGKALLIELNRYRPGQTIKVRVKRGNESRDLDLKLVKRGDFYTE; encoded by the coding sequence ATGATCTCACTGCAGTTAGTTACAGTGAGTTATGCACAGGATTCGGTTTCTGAAATTCACTCCTTGCAGGATCTTAAGTCCCTGGAGCAGGAGATTCAGTCAGTAGTGGCTAAGGTTCAGCCGGCTACGGTGTCACTCGCGGCGAACAGGACGGGAGCCTGGGGGAGTGGCGTGGTGGTGAGTGAAGACGGCCTGATCCTCACGGCTGCGCATGTGGTGCAAGGGACGCCGGAGATGATCGTCATCTTTCCCGATGGTACCGAGAAAGAGGGGAAGGTGCTGGGGGCGAACCGCACGAAGGATATAGCGATGGTGCAGATCACCCAGCCGGGCAGCTATCCATTTGCCAAGACAGGCAATTCAGATGAGCTAAAGGTGGGTAACTTTGTCGTGGCGATGGGTCATGCTGGTGGCTATGACGCTCTGCGTAAGCCTCCTGTACGGTTTGGGCGCATTGTCTCCAGAAACCCCAATGGTTTTATCTCCTCAGATTGTACGCTCATCGGTGGTGATTCTGGAGGTCCTTTATTTGACATGAAGGGGAATGTAGTCGGAATCAACTCTTCGATCGGTTATGATTTTAAAGCAAACAACCATGCAGGCATCAGTGGATTGCTCGCGGATTGGGATCGCTTGAAGAAAGGCGACACTTGGGGAGACCTGAGAGCCAACCCTCTAGCGAACCCGGACAGCCCGGTAATGGGTTTCTCAATCGGTGGTGAGCTGGATGGTGGTATCATGGCTGAGGCTATTCTGCCAGATGGGCCTGCCGATTTGGCTGGCATGAAGCCTAATGATGTCATTCGAGCCATCAATGGTCAGAGAGTGAAGTCTGGTAAGGCTTTGCTCATTGAACTGAATCGATACAGACCGGGCCAAACCATTAAGGTGCGCGTGAAAAGAGGGAATGAATCACGTGATCTGGACCTCAAACTAGTAAAACGTGGCGACTTTTACACAGAATAA